In Fibrobacter sp. UWB10, a single window of DNA contains:
- a CDS encoding 3-isopropylmalate dehydratase small subunit, with amino-acid sequence MNSIDIVKGSGVPVRGNDIDTDRIIPARFLKCVTFEGLGDNAFADDIAGLAAQGKVHPFRDPAYKNGSILVSNQNFGCGSSREHAPQALKRWGIRAIIAESYSEIFFGNCVAIGVPCYKVDHATADKILAWIEANPSAELVTSTESRTLKMGDETIQLTLADGPRGQFLDGSWHARSALMANADKVQELASKLPYMNFLK; translated from the coding sequence ATGAATTCTATCGACATTGTTAAAGGTTCCGGCGTTCCTGTACGCGGCAACGACATCGACACTGACCGTATCATCCCGGCACGCTTCCTCAAGTGCGTCACCTTCGAAGGCCTCGGCGACAACGCCTTTGCCGACGATATCGCTGGCCTCGCCGCCCAGGGCAAGGTTCACCCGTTCCGCGATCCGGCCTACAAGAACGGCTCCATTCTCGTCTCGAACCAGAACTTCGGTTGCGGTTCCAGCCGCGAACACGCCCCGCAGGCACTCAAGCGCTGGGGCATCCGTGCCATCATCGCCGAAAGCTACTCCGAAATCTTCTTCGGTAACTGCGTCGCCATTGGCGTGCCCTGCTACAAGGTAGACCACGCTACGGCCGACAAGATCCTCGCCTGGATCGAAGCCAACCCGAGTGCAGAACTTGTCACGAGCACCGAAAGCCGTACGCTCAAGATGGGTGACGAAACCATCCAGCTTACGCTCGCCGACGGCCCCCGCGGTCAGTTCCTCGACGGTTCCTGGCACGCCCGTTCCGCCCTCATGGCCAACGCCGACAAGGTGCAGGAACTCGCCAGCAAGCTGCCGTATATGAACTTTCTGAAGTAG
- a CDS encoding fibrobacter succinogenes major paralogous domain-containing protein, with amino-acid sequence MKKTLFIFLFALFFTACGSDSSISANNSNDDDISSKSSSSVKIASSSSVPSSSSSTKGRGSSSSSAKSSSSIVAKSSSSQKTVSSSSDKVAELADSADVIVGSMKDSRDGQTYKTVEIGNQVWMAENMNYETAGSYCYNDADSNCTKYGRLYTWAAAMDSAGTWSANGKGCGYKKTCSPTYPVRGVCPEGWHLPSKAEWETLFNAVGGQSVTGTKLKSTSGWSGWNSNGNGTDAFSFSALPAGYRINDGVYDDEGNDAYFWSSTEYYSSYAYRMYLYYGGDDAYLGDDRKYYGFSVRCLKD; translated from the coding sequence ATGAAAAAAACTTTGTTCATTTTTTTGTTTGCTCTGTTTTTTACCGCTTGCGGTAGTGATTCGTCAATTTCGGCTAATAATTCGAATGATGACGATATTTCGTCTAAATCCAGTAGCAGTGTGAAGATTGCTTCTTCAAGCAGTGTTCCTTCGTCGTCATCCTCGACCAAAGGGAGGGGTTCCAGTAGCAGTTCCGCGAAGTCCTCGTCAAGCATAGTTGCAAAATCAAGTAGCAGTCAAAAAACGGTTTCGTCATCATCGGACAAGGTCGCTGAGCTTGCCGATTCTGCTGATGTGATTGTTGGCTCCATGAAGGATTCTCGCGACGGCCAGACTTACAAGACCGTAGAAATCGGCAATCAGGTGTGGATGGCGGAGAACATGAACTACGAAACGGCAGGCAGCTATTGCTATAACGACGCAGACTCCAACTGCACCAAGTACGGTCGCCTTTACACCTGGGCTGCTGCGATGGACAGTGCGGGAACATGGTCTGCAAACGGCAAGGGTTGCGGCTACAAAAAAACATGCTCACCGACGTACCCTGTGCGCGGCGTATGCCCCGAGGGCTGGCACCTGCCGAGTAAGGCCGAATGGGAAACTTTGTTCAATGCTGTCGGCGGACAATCGGTTACCGGTACAAAGCTCAAGTCCACGTCCGGGTGGTCCGGGTGGAATAGTAATGGCAACGGCACGGATGCGTTCTCGTTTTCGGCGTTGCCTGCTGGCTACAGGATCAACGATGGGGTTTACGACGACGAGGGCAACGACGCGTACTTCTGGAGTTCTACGGAGTACTATAGCAGCTACGCGTACCGCATGTACTTGTACTACGGCGGCGACGATGCGTACCTGGGCGACGACCGCAAGTACTACGGGTTTAGCGTTCGTTGTCTAAAGGACTAG
- a CDS encoding L,D-transpeptidase family protein, producing MLSSPIDNILVEKAKRQMHLRNGETVVKTYRISLGKNPVGAKVKSGDNKTPEGNYTIEKHNPKSIFHLSLKVSYPNAEQIKAAKEGNYEPGGDIMIHGFPNKIPAFLFKFWHRWKDWTAGCIAVTNDEIEEIYAAVKDGTPITIKP from the coding sequence ATGCTCTCCTCACCCATCGATAACATTCTCGTAGAAAAGGCGAAGCGCCAAATGCACTTGCGCAACGGCGAGACAGTTGTCAAGACGTACAGAATTTCATTGGGTAAGAATCCAGTCGGAGCAAAAGTCAAATCCGGCGACAACAAGACGCCCGAAGGCAACTACACCATCGAGAAACACAATCCCAAAAGCATTTTTCATTTATCGCTGAAGGTTTCGTACCCGAACGCAGAGCAAATCAAGGCCGCGAAAGAAGGCAACTACGAGCCCGGCGGCGACATCATGATTCATGGCTTCCCGAACAAGATTCCGGCATTTCTCTTTAAATTTTGGCACAGGTGGAAAGACTGGACCGCCGGCTGCATCGCCGTCACCAACGACGAAATCGAAGAAATTTACGCCGCCGTCAAAGACGGCACGCCAATAACCATCAAGCCTTAG
- a CDS encoding ATP-binding protein produces MENPFVLQPYKNAELFCDREKETKEIIDDLLNGVNVTLISPRRYGKTGLIYHVFEEIARTRPSITLCYCDIYSADSLDGFIKLLSESIIASTKTESLIKKFFSALSGIRPLVSYDPISGAPQVSISYQNDGQKQTTLKNIFDFLGSQKKNFIIAFDEFQIIRNFKGVNMEALLRTYMQPLKNVRFVFCGSQKHVMADMFVNEKSPFYESTHIVYLDKINPEIYAAFIKKLFGMDKRRIDDETINFILEWTRCHTFYVQYLCHRIFRNGNKNISINDVHQACSEILNENLNGFLERRNLLTDKQWQFLKAVAKEGTVSQPTAGNFINKYKLGTSAAVKRVLTSLIEKELLLETLSLEGKSYSVYNVFLSRWMETI; encoded by the coding sequence ATGGAAAATCCATTTGTCTTGCAACCATACAAAAATGCAGAACTTTTTTGCGACCGCGAAAAAGAAACAAAGGAAATCATTGACGATTTACTGAACGGAGTCAACGTCACGTTGATTTCCCCAAGACGCTATGGGAAAACGGGACTGATTTACCACGTCTTCGAAGAAATCGCTCGAACTCGTCCATCCATCACGCTTTGCTACTGCGACATTTACTCGGCCGACAGTCTCGATGGATTCATCAAGCTTTTATCGGAATCAATCATAGCAAGCACAAAGACCGAGTCCCTCATCAAAAAATTCTTTTCGGCTTTGAGTGGGATCCGTCCTTTGGTTTCTTACGATCCGATTTCAGGGGCTCCACAAGTAAGTATCTCATATCAAAATGACGGTCAGAAACAAACCACATTAAAAAATATTTTTGATTTTCTAGGAAGCCAAAAGAAAAACTTTATCATCGCCTTTGATGAATTCCAAATTATCCGGAATTTCAAGGGAGTGAATATGGAAGCCTTGTTGCGAACATACATGCAGCCTTTAAAAAATGTCCGCTTTGTTTTTTGCGGCAGCCAGAAACACGTTATGGCAGATATGTTCGTAAACGAAAAAAGCCCTTTCTACGAAAGCACACACATCGTCTATCTCGATAAAATCAATCCCGAAATTTACGCAGCCTTCATCAAGAAGCTTTTCGGCATGGATAAGCGGCGTATTGATGACGAAACAATCAATTTTATTTTAGAATGGACTCGGTGCCACACCTTTTATGTCCAATATCTTTGCCACCGAATTTTCCGCAATGGAAACAAGAACATCTCCATTAACGACGTTCATCAAGCCTGTTCAGAAATTTTGAACGAAAATTTAAATGGATTCCTGGAACGCCGCAACCTGCTAACCGACAAGCAATGGCAATTTCTGAAAGCAGTGGCCAAGGAAGGAACGGTATCGCAGCCAACCGCAGGCAACTTCATCAACAAATACAAATTAGGAACCAGCGCCGCCGTAAAACGTGTACTCACATCTTTAATCGAAAAAGAACTCCTGCTAGAAACACTTTCTCTCGAAGGCAAGAGCTACTCTGTTTACAATGTATTTCTTAGCCGCTGGATGGAAACCATTTAA
- a CDS encoding PH domain-containing protein: MDNELTLLIGKGEKILYAGKPDRRCFIFECVFNPLLPFAIVWGLFDMFFIGAAFSSDQADKAAVFIIPFMMLHMMPVWIYLGGALLSFRRYRNTAYIVTDKGIYASGGIFARTYKSKPFAELSHVDLHRGIFDQWFGVGDIITTSAQANPATLNGRRTSTNAGISIDSIANYAEVYKLVKQLQEDIYTDVMYPNDLRPKENHGYKSKYMG, encoded by the coding sequence ATGGACAACGAATTGACGCTTTTGATAGGGAAGGGCGAAAAAATCCTTTATGCAGGCAAGCCCGACAGGAGGTGCTTCATCTTTGAATGCGTCTTCAATCCGCTGCTCCCGTTTGCGATTGTTTGGGGCCTTTTTGATATGTTTTTCATCGGGGCTGCGTTTTCGTCTGATCAGGCGGACAAGGCGGCTGTCTTTATCATCCCGTTCATGATGCTCCACATGATGCCTGTCTGGATTTACCTGGGCGGGGCACTGCTCTCGTTCAGGCGGTACCGCAACACGGCTTACATTGTCACGGACAAGGGAATCTACGCTTCTGGCGGAATCTTCGCTAGAACTTACAAGTCCAAACCATTCGCAGAACTTTCGCATGTGGATTTGCACCGAGGCATTTTCGACCAGTGGTTTGGCGTGGGTGACATCATTACGACCTCTGCGCAGGCAAATCCCGCAACATTGAACGGCCGGAGAACTTCTACCAACGCCGGCATTTCCATCGATAGCATTGCCAATTACGCAGAAGTGTACAAGCTTGTGAAACAGCTACAAGAAGACATCTACACCGACGTGATGTACCCGAACGACTTGCGCCCAAAAGAAAATCATGGGTACAAATCCAAGTATATGGGGTAG
- a CDS encoding superoxide dismutase: MIQQSNGKFEMPALPYAAGDLAPVLSQETIEFHYGKHLQTYLNNLNAALPGSAFEGKTVEEIVKTAEGGVFNNAGQFLNHYMYFMQFKAPSAGNVPTGKIADAIARDFGSFEKFQEEFQAKGAGLFGSGWVWLSADASGKLVITQEGNAQNPLTKGLKPLLTFDVWEHAYYIDYRNRRPDYLKGLWQIVDWNVINNRLG, translated from the coding sequence ATGATTCAACAATCTAACGGAAAATTTGAAATGCCGGCACTCCCGTATGCCGCAGGCGACCTGGCTCCGGTTCTCAGCCAGGAAACCATCGAATTCCACTACGGTAAGCACCTGCAGACTTACCTCAATAACTTGAACGCAGCCCTTCCGGGTAGCGCTTTCGAAGGCAAGACTGTCGAAGAAATCGTCAAGACGGCCGAAGGCGGCGTGTTCAATAACGCAGGTCAGTTCCTGAACCACTACATGTATTTCATGCAGTTCAAGGCTCCGTCTGCAGGCAACGTTCCGACGGGTAAAATTGCCGACGCCATCGCCCGCGATTTCGGCTCTTTCGAAAAGTTCCAGGAAGAATTCCAGGCGAAGGGCGCAGGCCTCTTCGGTTCTGGCTGGGTATGGCTCTCTGCAGACGCTTCGGGCAAGCTTGTCATCACACAAGAAGGTAACGCCCAGAACCCGCTCACCAAGGGCCTCAAGCCGTTGCTGACCTTCGATGTGTGGGAACATGCCTACTACATCGACTACCGCAACCGCCGTCCGGACTACCTCAAGGGTCTCTGGCAGATTGTGGACTGGAACGTCATCAACAACCGTCTCGGTTAA
- a CDS encoding DUF1343 domain-containing protein: protein MVSLALSHFEKVFPANLKGKRLGAVLHPASVLPDLHYTLDLLKEYDGKLFKLSALFGPQHGIKGHTQDNMIEWEGYTDPELGIPVYSLYGEDREPTAEMLCHVDVLLVDLQDVGARYYTFIWTLFLCMKACEKAGIPVIVVDRPNPINCVDEEGPVLDLNYTSFVGLHSIRTRHAKTIGELAVQFKEERFPKCELYVLGMEGYDKKMWYDQTGLPWILPSPNMPTLDTAIVYPGMCLFEATNVSEGRGTTRPFEIFGAPFIDAVKLCKYMNDLKLPGVYFRENYFQPTFHKGAGQICGGAQIHVLDRDKFRSFDMAVKLLQYIFNEYSKDFAWKQPPYEYEFKKLPIDILLGNGTFRKEFIESSI from the coding sequence ATGGTTTCACTAGCTCTTTCACATTTTGAAAAAGTTTTCCCCGCAAATCTCAAGGGCAAGCGCCTTGGCGCGGTCTTGCACCCGGCATCGGTTCTCCCGGATTTGCACTATACCCTCGATTTACTCAAAGAATACGACGGCAAACTGTTTAAGCTTTCTGCCCTTTTTGGCCCGCAGCACGGCATCAAGGGGCATACCCAGGACAACATGATCGAATGGGAAGGTTATACTGACCCCGAACTGGGCATTCCCGTTTATAGCCTTTATGGCGAAGACCGCGAACCTACTGCCGAAATGCTCTGCCACGTGGACGTTTTGCTTGTGGACTTGCAGGATGTGGGCGCCCGCTACTACACGTTTATCTGGACGCTGTTCCTTTGTATGAAAGCCTGCGAGAAGGCGGGCATCCCCGTGATTGTGGTGGATCGTCCGAACCCGATCAATTGCGTAGACGAAGAAGGCCCGGTACTTGATTTGAACTACACGAGTTTTGTGGGTCTGCACAGCATCCGTACGCGCCATGCAAAGACTATTGGCGAACTTGCTGTCCAGTTCAAGGAAGAACGTTTCCCCAAGTGCGAACTCTACGTGCTCGGCATGGAAGGTTACGATAAAAAGATGTGGTACGACCAGACCGGACTTCCGTGGATTCTGCCGAGTCCGAATATGCCGACTCTCGATACCGCTATCGTTTATCCGGGCATGTGCCTGTTCGAAGCGACCAACGTGAGCGAAGGCCGCGGCACGACGCGTCCCTTCGAAATTTTCGGCGCTCCGTTTATCGATGCTGTCAAACTTTGCAAGTACATGAACGATCTCAAGCTTCCAGGCGTGTATTTCCGTGAAAATTACTTCCAGCCCACATTCCACAAGGGTGCTGGCCAAATCTGTGGCGGTGCGCAGATTCATGTGCTCGACCGCGACAAGTTCCGCAGCTTTGATATGGCCGTAAAGCTGTTGCAGTACATCTTTAACGAATATTCGAAGGATTTTGCCTGGAAACAGCCGCCTTACGAATATGAATTCAAGAAATTGCCTATCGACATTCTGCTTGGCAACGGCACATTCCGCAAAGAATTTATCGAAAGTAGCATTTAA
- the ssb gene encoding single-stranded DNA-binding protein, whose protein sequence is MAYLNKVMLIGNIGKDPVISASATGRKRVSFSLATSRRYRDNNGEQKEQTDWHNIVGWGKIADTMETLGVHKGMTLYVEGSLTNRSWTDQTTGQKRYSTEVNLDTFQLLTPRGQNGGNFQGGNSYSQSNNFSQASAPAYDAPAPEGVDDDLPF, encoded by the coding sequence ATGGCTTATTTGAATAAAGTGATGCTTATCGGCAATATCGGCAAGGACCCCGTCATTAGCGCAAGCGCAACAGGTCGCAAGCGCGTATCGTTCTCCTTGGCCACCAGCCGTCGCTATCGTGATAACAATGGTGAACAGAAGGAACAGACTGACTGGCACAACATCGTGGGTTGGGGCAAAATTGCCGACACAATGGAAACCCTCGGCGTGCATAAGGGCATGACCCTTTATGTGGAAGGTTCGCTTACCAACCGCAGCTGGACCGACCAGACGACCGGTCAGAAGCGTTACAGCACCGAAGTCAACCTGGACACCTTCCAGCTTTTGACGCCGCGCGGCCAGAACGGCGGCAACTTCCAGGGAGGCAACTCCTACAGCCAGTCCAACAACTTTAGCCAGGCAAGTGCGCCCGCTTACGATGCTCCGGCACCGGAAGGCGTCGACGACGACCTACCGTTCTAA
- a CDS encoding aspartate-semialdehyde dehydrogenase, with translation MIRNVAIMGATGAVGQEILSILEERNFPLQSLKLLASERSAGKEFKFKGETLKCEVLNKDSFKGVDLVLSSAGAAISQEFAPIAVENGAVVVDNTSFFRMDPNVPLVVPEVNPEDIKLHKGIIANPNCTTIMMVVVLNPIEKISHIKKIHISSYQSASGAGAVAMEELKQQYKDILETGSTTHINKFPFQLAYNVIPQIDKMTENDYTKEEMKMFNETRKIMHSDVRTSATCVRVSSLRSHSESVWFETERPVSVEEIRNALKNAPGVTLKDDPQNYVYPMPLESAGKDNVFVGRIRKDLADENSNTLWLTGDQIRKGAALNAVQIGEILAKGV, from the coding sequence ATGATTCGCAACGTAGCCATTATGGGCGCAACCGGCGCCGTAGGCCAAGAAATCCTCTCCATCCTCGAAGAGCGCAATTTCCCGCTGCAGAGCCTGAAGCTCCTCGCCTCCGAACGTAGCGCAGGCAAGGAATTCAAGTTCAAGGGCGAAACCCTCAAGTGCGAAGTCCTGAACAAGGATTCCTTCAAGGGTGTCGACCTGGTGCTCAGCTCCGCTGGTGCAGCCATTTCTCAGGAATTTGCTCCGATTGCCGTCGAAAACGGTGCCGTGGTTGTCGACAACACGAGCTTCTTCCGTATGGATCCGAACGTTCCGCTGGTCGTTCCGGAAGTGAACCCCGAAGACATCAAGCTCCACAAGGGCATTATCGCTAACCCGAACTGCACGACAATCATGATGGTTGTGGTGCTGAACCCGATCGAAAAGATTTCCCACATCAAGAAGATTCACATTTCTTCTTACCAGAGCGCTAGCGGTGCAGGTGCCGTGGCCATGGAAGAACTCAAGCAGCAGTACAAGGATATCCTTGAAACTGGTTCTACCACCCACATCAACAAGTTCCCCTTCCAGCTCGCTTACAACGTGATTCCGCAGATCGACAAGATGACGGAAAACGACTACACGAAGGAAGAAATGAAGATGTTCAACGAAACTCGCAAGATTATGCATTCTGACGTTCGTACGAGCGCCACTTGCGTGCGCGTGAGCTCTCTCCGTTCTCACTCCGAATCCGTGTGGTTCGAAACCGAACGTCCGGTTTCTGTCGAAGAAATCCGCAACGCTCTCAAGAACGCTCCGGGCGTGACCCTCAAGGACGATCCGCAGAACTACGTGTACCCGATGCCGCTCGAAAGCGCCGGCAAGGACAACGTGTTCGTAGGCCGTATCCGCAAGGACCTCGCCGATGAAAACAGCAACACGCTGTGGCTCACCGGTGACCAGATCCGCAAGGGCGCTGCTCTCAACGCCGTGCAGATCGGCGAGATCTTGGCCAAGGGTGTGTAA
- a CDS encoding GLUG motif-containing protein: MVKKLSIFLGALLAVPCLATNGKMAGAGTAESPWQVADYEDLKAVGLGDYGMNGHYVLVADIDASASRNEMSAVDSTAGFQPIGVAYYGTEQSVFDGVFDGGNYTISKLYSMSNNERSTALFMGIGSKGVVKNLKLTDCYFTVKYVWAAASVAVTNSGLVENIELLRDTVRAPGNVGGVVGVNEDGTVKDIDFSGVVFGTNDRDFIGGVVGNNSGEKSVIRNVKVNADMRSNFYGKYLGLVTGYNEGTIVSAEVDGVINYGDTLVGGVTGKNLGTIDSCVSHASIYSMHQKTAGLVGYNSGTIKNSSVEADSIFCEYRGAAGFVGVNDTTGVIENSFVKANVHSDSSAGFALYNAGVIRNSYVEGSVTADSFPGHFVSGFVVQNVGLITNSYSKADVDAFYKLAGFVVRNSGKIDSSYATGHVLNGERASGDTFGGFVGQNDSTGIITNSYAAGEVVGGMKAGGFVGVNNGKIHNCYATGDVRSYSVFGGFVGENWGEILYAYSTGNLGNIKGYTSSYTAGGFAGANNGYINNAYTTGNVNSEFTPGGFVSSNSGTIKNAYASGDVSGRIEFGGFASANRQYLENVFFAGKLIASSSDYEAPGCFIVNNSGTVKEALYNKDGCEFEADSSAKETAFADMKASALYKGWNDFEKFWLVGDTLSFPHLVFTTGVLPEIIEDGPPIEIAKPNVVAVKGANGLKLYGNRRNLQAMVTLSRSGMTNVKVYNLKGVLQKVVSLGKMSEGVHQVNLSGAVDARGVALIVLVQNGKALSRTLLR; encoded by the coding sequence ATGGTGAAAAAACTCTCCATTTTTTTGGGGGCCTTGCTGGCTGTACCATGCTTGGCTACAAATGGTAAAATGGCTGGTGCAGGAACCGCCGAAAGTCCATGGCAGGTCGCCGATTACGAAGACCTCAAGGCTGTGGGTTTAGGCGACTATGGTATGAATGGGCATTATGTCCTGGTGGCCGATATCGATGCATCTGCTTCGCGGAACGAGATGAGTGCAGTCGATTCTACTGCCGGATTCCAGCCTATTGGCGTAGCGTATTACGGAACGGAACAGTCTGTTTTTGATGGAGTATTTGACGGTGGTAACTATACCATATCAAAACTCTATTCGATGTCGAATAATGAGCGTTCAACCGCTCTGTTCATGGGAATTGGCTCTAAAGGCGTTGTCAAGAACCTTAAATTGACAGACTGTTATTTTACCGTTAAGTATGTCTGGGCCGCTGCTTCTGTTGCTGTGACGAATAGTGGCTTGGTTGAAAATATCGAACTTTTGCGTGATACGGTCCGCGCTCCAGGCAATGTGGGCGGTGTCGTTGGCGTAAACGAGGATGGAACCGTTAAGGACATTGACTTTAGCGGTGTTGTTTTCGGTACTAACGATCGCGATTTTATTGGTGGCGTGGTCGGCAACAATTCTGGCGAAAAATCTGTTATTCGCAATGTGAAGGTGAATGCCGACATGCGTTCGAATTTTTATGGGAAATACCTTGGATTGGTTACCGGCTATAACGAAGGCACGATTGTTTCTGCTGAAGTAGACGGTGTTATCAATTATGGTGACACCCTTGTTGGTGGAGTGACCGGAAAAAATTTGGGTACCATTGATTCTTGCGTTTCGCATGCTTCGATTTATTCAATGCACCAAAAGACTGCGGGCTTGGTGGGTTACAATAGTGGAACCATTAAGAACTCGAGTGTCGAAGCCGATTCTATTTTTTGCGAATATCGCGGTGCGGCAGGCTTTGTCGGAGTAAACGATACGACGGGAGTAATCGAAAACAGCTTTGTCAAGGCGAATGTCCATTCAGATAGTAGTGCCGGCTTTGCCTTGTATAATGCCGGTGTCATCAGGAATTCTTATGTGGAAGGTTCCGTGACGGCAGATTCGTTCCCGGGACATTTCGTTTCTGGGTTTGTCGTGCAAAATGTGGGCTTGATTACGAATTCTTATTCGAAGGCTGATGTTGATGCTTTCTACAAACTCGCGGGTTTCGTTGTCCGCAATAGCGGAAAAATTGACAGCAGCTATGCGACAGGCCATGTGCTTAATGGGGAGCGTGCTTCGGGTGATACCTTTGGTGGCTTTGTCGGCCAAAACGACAGTACAGGAATCATCACGAATAGCTACGCTGCCGGCGAGGTGGTTGGCGGAATGAAGGCTGGTGGCTTTGTAGGTGTCAATAACGGAAAAATCCACAATTGCTATGCTACTGGCGATGTTCGCTCTTATTCCGTGTTCGGTGGCTTCGTTGGGGAAAATTGGGGTGAAATACTCTATGCCTATTCTACAGGAAATCTTGGAAACATAAAGGGCTATACCTCCTCGTATACCGCAGGTGGTTTTGCCGGTGCTAATAACGGTTATATCAATAACGCCTATACCACCGGCAATGTCAATAGCGAGTTTACGCCGGGCGGATTTGTTTCGAGTAATTCTGGAACAATCAAGAACGCTTATGCTTCGGGTGACGTTTCTGGACGAATTGAATTTGGCGGTTTTGCCTCTGCAAACAGGCAATACCTTGAAAATGTATTCTTTGCAGGGAAGTTGATTGCGTCGTCTTCCGATTATGAAGCCCCGGGTTGCTTCATTGTGAATAATTCGGGCACCGTAAAAGAAGCTCTCTACAATAAAGATGGTTGCGAGTTCGAGGCTGACTCTTCTGCAAAGGAAACCGCTTTTGCTGACATGAAGGCGTCTGCCCTTTACAAGGGCTGGAATGACTTCGAAAAATTCTGGCTGGTGGGCGATACGCTCTCCTTCCCGCACCTTGTGTTTACGACAGGAGTGCTTCCCGAAATTATCGAAGATGGTCCTCCGATTGAAATTGCGAAGCCGAACGTGGTAGCCGTGAAGGGCGCTAATGGCCTTAAACTATATGGAAACCGCCGAAACCTGCAAGCTATGGTAACGCTTTCCCGTTCGGGAATGACGAACGTCAAGGTGTATAATTTGAAGGGGGTGTTGCAGAAGGTTGTTTCGCTTGGCAAAATGAGCGAAGGCGTGCATCAAGTGAATTTGAGTGGTGCCGTAGATGCTCGAGGCGTTGCCTTGATTGTTCTGGTGCAGAATGGTAAGGCTCTGTCGAGGACGCTTCTTCGCTAA
- a CDS encoding aminopeptidase: protein MTDPRVTKLAENLINNAIALKQGENILIETTDTPDEVTTELVKAVAKVGGNAFVHNYRGRVRREMIKSASIEQMQLQADLAMAEMQKMQAYIAIRGADNALENCDIDGRQMMNYRKITEPVLNYRVDKTRWCVLRWPNPSMAQGAKMSSEAFEDFYFEACLADYPKMAKAAQNLVDLMNRTDKVRLVANGTDLTFSIKDIPAIPCCGNMNIPDGEVYTAPVRNSVNGVIHYNTPTLYDGKYFSNIRLEFKDGKIVNATCESGDNVALNALFDTDEGGRYVGEFAIGFNPFVNAPMCDILFDEKIAGSIHFTPGRCYEEAPNGNISAIHWDLVLIMRPEYGGGEIWFDDKLIRKDGIFVIDELKCLNPDQLGK from the coding sequence ATGACTGATCCTCGTGTTACAAAGTTAGCTGAAAACCTTATTAACAACGCTATTGCACTTAAGCAGGGCGAAAACATTCTTATCGAAACGACCGACACTCCCGACGAAGTCACGACAGAACTCGTGAAGGCTGTCGCTAAAGTGGGCGGTAACGCATTCGTTCACAATTACCGCGGCCGTGTCCGTCGTGAAATGATCAAGTCGGCATCCATCGAACAGATGCAGCTTCAGGCAGACCTCGCTATGGCCGAAATGCAGAAGATGCAGGCTTACATCGCCATTCGCGGTGCCGATAACGCCCTCGAAAATTGCGATATCGATGGCCGCCAGATGATGAATTACCGCAAGATTACGGAACCCGTGCTGAATTACCGTGTCGATAAGACTCGCTGGTGCGTGCTTCGCTGGCCGAACCCCTCCATGGCGCAGGGAGCCAAGATGAGTTCCGAGGCGTTCGAAGACTTTTACTTCGAAGCTTGCCTTGCCGACTATCCGAAGATGGCCAAGGCCGCCCAGAACCTCGTGGACCTCATGAACCGCACCGACAAGGTCCGCCTTGTGGCAAACGGCACCGATTTGACGTTCAGCATCAAGGACATTCCTGCGATTCCGTGCTGTGGCAACATGAATATCCCCGATGGCGAAGTCTATACCGCACCGGTGCGCAACAGCGTGAACGGCGTAATTCACTACAATACGCCGACTCTTTACGATGGCAAGTATTTCAGCAATATCCGCCTGGAATTCAAGGACGGCAAGATTGTGAACGCCACTTGCGAATCCGGCGACAACGTGGCCCTGAACGCTCTCTTCGATACTGACGAAGGTGGCCGCTATGTGGGCGAGTTCGCTATCGGTTTCAACCCGTTCGTGAATGCTCCCATGTGCGACATTCTGTTCGACGAAAAGATTGCAGGCTCAATCCACTTTACGCCGGGCCGCTGCTATGAAGAAGCCCCGAACGGCAACATCAGCGCAATCCACTGGGATCTGGTGCTCATCATGCGCCCGGAATACGGTGGCGGCGAAATCTGGTTCGACGACAAGCTTATCCGTAAAGACGGCATCTTTGTTATCGACGAACTCAAGTGCCTGAACCCGGACCAGCTGGGAAAATAG